A genome region from Blautia coccoides includes the following:
- a CDS encoding Flp1 family type IVb pilin, with the protein MRVFRDFYEDESGITVIEIVLVLVVLIGLVIIFKKQLTSLIQSILSKITSQSNSI; encoded by the coding sequence ATGAGGGTGTTCAGGGATTTTTACGAGGATGAGTCTGGGATCACTGTGATAGAAATCGTGCTTGTGTTAGTGGTTTTGATCGGGCTTGTTATCATATTTAAAAAGCAGCTTACCAGTCTGATACAGAGTATTCTGTCAAAGATCACAAGCCAGAGCAACAGCATTTAG
- a CDS encoding type II secretion protein F, whose amino-acid sequence MKFEKIFVGEKKALALGITVVLLANTAGLILYFLENKSAEKRKTEYLERRGYGQGDYEEKLTVRSEKGKQNITVYVREKEYNPEEAREILNQVKEEMEILIRGENESLDKIQHPLYLPDSSPDFPVNMSWSTDTPEVLDWEGKIGENTAQHGTKVKLMCGLGLGGETEEWEKEVTVYPELISDDIRLQREVQRAVDAENSAFTEKVKLPEKVNGTRVIFRSEQSSTGVLICLFGTFLGLLILPLYREKEKEKDKKKKVQMQADYPDIVSRILLFLQAGLTVRSAVEKIAKDYINTCKRYGYKRRTAYEELVEIYGEMEGGLPEAQAYERLGNRCGLSEYKVLSVLLIQNLKKGNQGVLTLLERESAAAIEERKRKAKISGEQASAKLLGPMFMQLALVMALVMIPAFLSFY is encoded by the coding sequence TTGAAGTTTGAGAAGATTTTTGTCGGAGAGAAAAAGGCACTTGCATTGGGAATCACAGTGGTTTTACTGGCAAACACGGCTGGTCTCATCCTGTATTTCCTGGAAAACAAATCTGCAGAGAAGAGAAAGACAGAATATCTGGAGCGGCGTGGATACGGCCAGGGAGATTATGAGGAGAAACTGACAGTCCGGTCAGAGAAAGGAAAGCAGAATATAACAGTATACGTCCGGGAGAAAGAATACAATCCGGAAGAGGCAAGGGAAATTTTAAACCAGGTAAAAGAAGAGATGGAGATTCTTATCCGTGGGGAAAATGAAAGTCTGGATAAAATTCAGCATCCTCTTTATCTGCCGGACAGCAGCCCGGATTTCCCTGTTAATATGTCCTGGAGCACAGATACTCCGGAGGTACTGGACTGGGAAGGGAAAATCGGAGAAAATACTGCACAGCATGGCACAAAGGTAAAGCTTATGTGCGGCCTCGGCCTGGGCGGTGAGACTGAGGAATGGGAAAAAGAAGTGACAGTTTATCCGGAGCTGATTTCCGATGATATAAGACTTCAGAGGGAAGTACAGAGGGCAGTGGATGCCGAAAATAGTGCCTTTACGGAGAAAGTGAAACTGCCGGAAAAAGTAAATGGGACCAGGGTTATTTTCCGGAGCGAACAGAGCAGTACCGGGGTTCTCATATGTCTGTTTGGGACATTTTTAGGTCTGTTGATCCTGCCGCTATACAGAGAGAAAGAGAAGGAAAAAGACAAGAAGAAAAAGGTTCAGATGCAGGCTGATTATCCGGACATTGTGAGCAGAATTTTATTATTTCTGCAGGCAGGGCTGACGGTGCGCAGCGCGGTGGAAAAGATTGCAAAAGACTATATTAATACATGTAAAAGATACGGTTACAAGAGGCGGACGGCCTATGAGGAATTAGTGGAAATTTATGGTGAAATGGAGGGCGGACTGCCGGAAGCGCAGGCATATGAACGGTTGGGAAACCGCTGCGGCCTATCGGAATACAAAGTCCTTTCCGTGCTCCTTATCCAGAACCTGAAGAAAGGAAACCAGGGGGTTCTAACACTCCTTGAACGGGAGTCCGCTGCCGCTATTGAAGAGCGGAAAAGGAAGGCTAAAATAAGTGGGGAACAGGCATCTGCAAAGCTTTTGGGGCCTATGTTTATGCAGCTTGCACTGGTGATGGCTTTGGTTATGATCCCTGCTTTTTTAAGCTTTTATTAA
- a CDS encoding type II secretion system F family protein has product MDYEHYKLTILEWARYLGESVLICVIINALCYQSFITFLFMLPIPFWYIRQRKRQLLMLRRRRLHHQFRDVLNALGAGIAAGYSLENAVLEAGKDMNRIHGPDREISREMAYMAAQMRVSVPVEKLFYDLGSRSHVEDIRSFSEILAQSKRMGGNMRETIQNCVRIMEDKIDVKKEIDAMLAARKMEQNIMSFMPIGIILYMRMTSPGFMDMLYHNAAGVCIMTICLCCYAVAFIWGRRIVEIEV; this is encoded by the coding sequence ATGGATTATGAACACTACAAATTGACAATTCTGGAATGGGCCAGATATCTGGGGGAGAGCGTACTCATCTGCGTGATCATAAATGCTCTCTGCTACCAAAGCTTTATCACATTTTTGTTTATGCTCCCCATTCCCTTCTGGTATATCAGGCAGAGAAAAAGACAGCTTTTAATGCTGCGGCGCAGGAGGCTTCATCACCAGTTCAGGGATGTGCTGAATGCACTGGGAGCCGGAATCGCGGCAGGATATTCTTTGGAAAACGCTGTTTTGGAAGCGGGAAAGGATATGAACCGAATACACGGGCCTGACAGGGAGATATCAAGAGAAATGGCATATATGGCAGCGCAGATGCGTGTCAGCGTTCCGGTGGAAAAACTGTTTTACGATCTGGGGAGTAGAAGTCATGTAGAGGATATCCGCAGTTTTTCAGAGATTTTAGCACAGTCCAAACGTATGGGCGGCAATATGCGAGAGACAATACAGAATTGTGTGAGGATCATGGAGGATAAGATCGATGTCAAAAAAGAAATTGACGCTATGCTGGCTGCCAGGAAAATGGAACAGAACATTATGAGTTTCATGCCCATTGGGATCATCCTCTATATGCGAATGACTTCGCCGGGGTTTATGGATATGCTGTATCACAATGCAGCCGGGGTCTGTATCATGACCATTTGTCTCTGCTGTTATGCGGTGGCTTTTATCTGGGGCAGGAGGATCGTGGAGATTGAAGTTTGA
- a CDS encoding CpaF family protein: MEIFSELRNRLMERLDSMWESTDEEVMELIDSLIMEEGRRLGLNLRQKSELRRELFCSVRKLDVLQELLEDSGITEIMVNGWQHIFVEKNGRIFPWEKHFTSPEKLDDVIQQIAGRCNRVINTLHPIVDARLDNGSRVNAVIAPAALDGPVLTIRQFPEEPVTMERLLAYGSVTEETLRLLIPLVRAKYTILIGGGTGAGKTTMLNALSAFIPEDERIITIEDNAELQIQGIPNLVRLECRAANIEASQEITMADLLKTALRMRPDRIIVGEVRSDAEELLQAVNVGAEGSMSTIHANSCRDMITRLETLVLMGINLPLPAIRRQIAAGFDIFVHLGRLRDKSRRLLEICEIDGIVEDEVVLNPLFLYEEECGLVQKGKLKHRGKLERAGITLEDGL, encoded by the coding sequence ATGGAGATATTTTCTGAACTTAGGAACCGCCTGATGGAGAGGCTGGACAGTATGTGGGAGAGCACAGATGAGGAAGTGATGGAACTGATCGACAGTCTGATCATGGAGGAGGGAAGAAGGCTGGGACTGAATCTCCGACAGAAAAGTGAACTGAGGCGGGAGCTGTTCTGCTCCGTGCGAAAACTGGATGTATTGCAGGAGCTTTTGGAGGATTCCGGTATTACGGAGATCATGGTGAATGGATGGCAGCACATTTTTGTTGAGAAAAACGGCCGGATCTTTCCCTGGGAAAAACATTTTACATCTCCGGAAAAGCTGGATGATGTGATACAGCAGATCGCAGGCAGATGTAACCGGGTCATCAACACACTGCATCCTATTGTGGATGCCAGACTGGACAACGGCTCCAGGGTCAACGCAGTCATAGCACCTGCGGCGCTGGATGGTCCTGTCCTCACGATCCGTCAGTTCCCGGAAGAGCCGGTTACTATGGAGCGGCTCCTTGCATATGGGAGTGTGACAGAGGAGACACTCAGACTTCTGATACCGCTGGTGCGGGCCAAGTATACCATTCTTATCGGAGGAGGAACAGGGGCGGGCAAGACAACTATGCTGAATGCCCTGTCTGCCTTTATTCCTGAAGACGAAAGGATCATAACCATAGAGGACAACGCAGAGCTTCAAATCCAGGGGATTCCCAACCTGGTCAGACTGGAATGCAGGGCAGCCAATATTGAGGCGTCACAGGAAATTACCATGGCGGACCTTTTGAAGACGGCGCTTCGTATGCGTCCGGACAGGATAATCGTGGGGGAGGTGAGAAGTGATGCGGAGGAACTGCTGCAGGCTGTTAATGTGGGGGCTGAGGGGAGTATGTCGACCATACATGCCAATAGCTGCCGTGACATGATCACAAGGCTGGAAACATTGGTCCTCATGGGTATCAATCTTCCCCTTCCCGCTATCAGGCGTCAGATCGCAGCGGGATTTGATATATTTGTCCATCTGGGAAGACTCAGGGACAAGAGCCGCAGGCTTCTGGAGATCTGTGAGATAGATGGCATAGTTGAGGATGAAGTGGTTTTGAATCCACTGTTTTTGTATGAGGAGGAATGCGGTCTTGTACAGAAAGGGAAACTGAAGCACAGGGGTAAATTAGAAAGGGCGGGGATAACACTTGAAGATGGATTATGA
- a CDS encoding A24 family peptidase — translation MSLATGMALFFSAGAVCTDLFLEKVPNRWIALGLAAGAGCQGFLHGARGMPVYLGGVFLPAVLLFPLFCFRMMGAGDIKLMAVMGGFLGSSGIIKGMFCVFLLGAVLSLAFLISCGNLQERFSYFFHYLKICKKKRCPVPYMRKDSKEENLHFTVPILLGIMLYAGGFC, via the coding sequence ATGTCTTTAGCGACGGGTATGGCACTGTTCTTTTCTGCAGGCGCGGTCTGCACGGACTTATTTTTGGAAAAGGTGCCCAACAGATGGATCGCTCTGGGACTTGCGGCAGGAGCTGGATGTCAGGGATTCTTACACGGTGCCCGGGGAATGCCGGTGTATCTGGGCGGGGTATTTTTACCGGCGGTATTGTTGTTTCCACTGTTCTGTTTCCGAATGATGGGAGCAGGTGATATTAAGCTTATGGCTGTGATGGGAGGATTCCTGGGCAGTAGCGGAATCATAAAAGGTATGTTCTGCGTCTTTCTTCTGGGCGCTGTACTTTCTTTGGCATTTCTTATTTCCTGCGGGAATCTGCAGGAACGTTTTTCTTATTTTTTCCATTATCTGAAGATTTGTAAAAAGAAACGTTGTCCTGTTCCCTATATGAGAAAGGACAGCAAGGAGGAGAATCTGCACTTTACGGTGCCGATACTTCTGGGAATTATGCTGTATGCGGGAGGTTTTTGTTGA
- a CDS encoding GDSL-type esterase/lipase family protein: MGIIVFLGDSITDAGRMTSDNPLGNGYVSEFAAYITEADPNWRVLNKGVDGNITEQIAGVLQRDCISYHPDYVSILVGINDVGLIVQADVPEQEKLYMLEDSIRAYHEMLFDLSRETTASVITLEPFIFPKCGKYHDWVPWQHKMSKNIRKLARNYSAHFVPLQKPLEEEIEKHGYDAVTTDGIHLTVLGQKILADIVRNAFKL, encoded by the coding sequence ATGGGTATCATTGTATTTTTAGGAGACAGCATTACCGACGCCGGCAGAATGACATCTGACAATCCTCTGGGTAACGGATATGTCAGCGAGTTCGCGGCCTATATTACTGAAGCTGACCCCAATTGGCGGGTTTTGAATAAAGGTGTTGACGGCAATATCACAGAACAGATCGCCGGTGTACTGCAGAGGGACTGCATTTCTTATCATCCGGATTATGTGAGCATCCTGGTAGGGATCAATGATGTGGGGCTGATCGTACAGGCCGATGTGCCGGAGCAGGAGAAGCTCTACATGCTGGAGGACAGTATCCGTGCTTACCACGAAATGCTGTTTGACTTATCCAGAGAGACCACTGCATCAGTCATCACACTGGAACCATTTATTTTTCCAAAATGCGGCAAATACCATGACTGGGTTCCCTGGCAGCATAAGATGTCCAAAAATATCCGCAAGCTTGCCAGAAATTACAGCGCACACTTTGTTCCGCTGCAGAAGCCCCTGGAAGAAGAGATCGAAAAGCATGGTTATGACGCTGTCACAACGGATGGTATTCACCTGACTGTCCTTGGTCAGAAGATCCTGGCGGATATTGTCAGAAACGCGTTTAAATTATAA
- the ybaK gene encoding Cys-tRNA(Pro) deacylase, with product MAKNKDKEVKTNAMRILDKNKISYETLTYECDEFIDGLHTAEKTGAPVEQSFKTLVAQGKSKEYYVLVLPIAEEVDLKAAARVLGEKSIEMIHVKDITAVTGYVRGGCSPLGMKKQYKTIIQESAEKYHEIYVSGGRIGSTIKLNPVDLARAAHAEFAAFTAEE from the coding sequence ATGGCAAAAAACAAGGACAAAGAAGTGAAGACAAATGCCATGAGAATTCTGGATAAGAATAAAATCTCTTATGAGACGCTCACCTATGAGTGTGATGAATTCATAGACGGACTGCACACGGCAGAAAAGACAGGAGCGCCTGTGGAACAGTCTTTTAAAACTCTGGTAGCACAGGGAAAGAGTAAGGAATATTATGTTCTTGTCCTTCCCATTGCAGAGGAGGTAGACTTAAAAGCCGCGGCCAGGGTACTGGGGGAAAAGTCCATTGAGATGATCCATGTAAAAGATATCACGGCAGTGACCGGGTATGTCAGAGGCGGATGCAGTCCCCTGGGTATGAAGAAACAATATAAGACCATTATCCAGGAGAGTGCTGAGAAATATCATGAGATTTATGTGAGCGGCGGGAGGATCGGCTCCACCATAAAGTTAAATCCGGTGGATTTAGCTCGGGCTGCCCATGCAGAGTTTGCCGCATTTACGGCTGAGGAGTAA
- a CDS encoding MATE family efflux transporter, translated as MKQTENIMGTKKVLPLLVSMSIPPMVSMMIQALYNIVDSMYVARVSEDALTAVSLAYPLQNLILAVSVGFGIGLNACVARALGAKNVKETEAAAAHGVVLTGLHSVLFILIGLLLVKPFIGMFTEDAQIYRMSCEYAGIVLCFSFGSMYHLFAEKIFQSVGNMVFPMFFQAIGAVLNIILDPIMIFGLLGFPAMGVKGAAVATVTAQITAGIIAMVCYLKKCTQVKLDFHGFHFDWEIVKKIYMVGIPSAIMISMPSLLVGALNSILTAFSGTAIAAFGLYIKIQSFVYMPANGVVQGMRPIMSYNYGAGSRKRMMETLKSSLQVAGAIMLLGTVLFLACPGWIMKLFDAGDEMMRLGVPMLRIISLGFVVSTVGCVLSGSFEALGQGMHSLLISMLRQLVIIVPLSALFSRIWGIYGVWMTFPLAEVIAAAAAVILFKRFMKKLKV; from the coding sequence ATGAAACAGACAGAAAATATCATGGGAACAAAAAAGGTACTTCCTCTTCTCGTTTCCATGTCCATACCGCCTATGGTATCCATGATGATCCAGGCACTTTATAATATTGTGGACAGCATGTACGTGGCAAGGGTCAGCGAGGACGCCCTGACAGCAGTTTCCCTGGCCTATCCGCTTCAAAATCTGATACTGGCAGTGTCCGTGGGCTTTGGCATTGGTCTGAATGCTTGTGTTGCCAGGGCTTTAGGGGCAAAGAATGTAAAAGAGACAGAGGCAGCCGCGGCTCACGGTGTTGTGCTGACAGGCCTGCACAGCGTTCTCTTCATACTGATCGGACTTTTACTGGTAAAACCTTTTATAGGAATGTTCACAGAGGATGCGCAGATTTACAGGATGAGTTGTGAATATGCCGGTATTGTACTCTGCTTTTCCTTTGGAAGCATGTATCACCTGTTTGCAGAGAAAATTTTTCAGTCTGTGGGCAATATGGTTTTCCCCATGTTCTTTCAGGCAATCGGTGCAGTTCTGAATATTATTCTGGATCCCATCATGATTTTCGGTCTGTTGGGATTTCCCGCCATGGGGGTCAAGGGCGCGGCTGTGGCCACTGTCACAGCACAGATCACTGCGGGTATCATAGCTATGGTTTGTTATCTGAAGAAATGTACCCAGGTAAAATTGGATTTTCACGGATTTCATTTTGACTGGGAAATTGTTAAGAAAATTTATATGGTGGGCATCCCCTCTGCCATTATGATCTCTATGCCGTCTCTGCTTGTGGGGGCATTGAATTCCATATTGACGGCGTTTTCGGGGACAGCTATTGCAGCTTTTGGGCTTTACATCAAGATCCAGTCCTTTGTGTATATGCCGGCAAACGGTGTTGTACAGGGCATGCGCCCGATCATGAGCTATAATTATGGGGCAGGCAGCAGGAAGCGGATGATGGAGACACTGAAAAGCAGCCTCCAGGTGGCGGGAGCCATTATGCTTCTGGGCACAGTCCTTTTCCTGGCGTGTCCTGGGTGGATCATGAAGCTGTTTGACGCAGGGGATGAAATGATGCGGCTGGGTGTTCCTATGCTGCGGATCATCAGCCTAGGTTTTGTGGTGTCAACGGTGGGGTGCGTGCTCTCCGGGTCTTTTGAAGCTCTGGGGCAGGGGATGCACTCTCTATTGATATCCATGCTGAGGCAGCTTGTGATCATTGTGCCGCTGTCTGCATTGTTCAGCAGAATATGGGGGATTTACGGGGTTTGGATGACATTTCCCCTGGCAGAGGTCATTGCGGCGGCAGCGGCAGTGATTCTCTTTAAGCGGTTCATGAAGAAATTAAAAGTTTAG
- the cysK gene encoding cysteine synthase A: MENIKKSAAQLIGNTPLMELCNYEKKYELQARLIAKLEYFNPAGSAKDRVALSMIERAEQEGRLKPGATIIEPTSGNTGIGIASVAAAKGYHAVLTMPETMSVERQKLLRAYGAEVILTEGSKGMQGSIEKAEKLQKTIPGSVIMGQFDNEANPAAHEASTGPEIYRDTDGKVDIFVATVGTGGTLTGTGRYLKKQNPEIQIIAVEPAESPLLSGGQAGAHGIQGIGANFIPSILDRNIYDEVICVTTEDACKTGNDIAKCEGILVGISSGAAVWAAAQLAKRPENKGKNIVVLLPDTGDHYLSTDMYDQE, from the coding sequence ATGGAAAATATCAAAAAAAGCGCTGCCCAGCTTATCGGCAATACACCTCTTATGGAATTATGCAATTACGAAAAAAAATATGAACTGCAGGCGCGTTTGATCGCAAAACTGGAGTATTTCAACCCGGCAGGAAGTGCAAAGGACAGAGTTGCCCTGAGCATGATCGAAAGGGCGGAGCAGGAAGGCAGGTTAAAGCCGGGAGCCACGATCATAGAACCTACCTCTGGAAATACGGGAATCGGCATTGCCTCTGTAGCTGCCGCAAAAGGATATCATGCGGTCCTCACCATGCCGGAAACCATGAGTGTGGAGCGCCAGAAACTGCTTCGCGCCTACGGGGCCGAAGTGATTCTGACGGAAGGCAGTAAGGGAATGCAGGGCAGTATAGAAAAGGCTGAAAAGCTGCAGAAAACTATTCCGGGATCTGTCATTATGGGACAGTTTGACAATGAGGCAAACCCGGCAGCACATGAGGCTTCCACAGGTCCGGAGATTTACAGGGACACAGACGGGAAGGTGGACATCTTTGTGGCTACAGTGGGAACAGGGGGGACCCTGACAGGCACAGGCAGATACCTGAAAAAGCAGAATCCGGAAATTCAGATCATTGCCGTAGAGCCTGCTGAATCTCCGCTTTTGTCCGGAGGACAGGCGGGAGCACACGGAATCCAGGGAATTGGCGCTAATTTTATTCCGAGTATCCTGGACAGAAATATTTATGACGAGGTTATCTGCGTTACCACAGAGGATGCCTGCAAAACGGGCAATGACATTGCAAAGTGCGAGGGGATTCTTGTGGGAATCTCCTCCGGTGCGGCTGTGTGGGCTGCGGCTCAGCTCGCAAAACGTCCGGAGAATAAAGGGAAAAATATAGTGGTGCTTCTCCCGGATACTGGAGACCACTATCTTTCAACGGATATGTATGATCAGGAGTAA
- a CDS encoding GTPase, with translation MKDITTSVKNENSENCHRGGGKGQGNGNGGKGGSKDIYHVESSSSDDLDGQAAMEMTGLMYKPPVSEAELESYKEVYPFSPEEYTEE, from the coding sequence ATGAAAGATATTACAACATCAGTGAAAAATGAGAATTCCGAAAACTGCCACAGAGGCGGCGGAAAAGGCCAGGGAAATGGAAATGGCGGAAAAGGCGGCAGCAAAGATATCTACCACGTGGAATCCAGCTCTTCTGATGACCTTGACGGACAGGCAGCTATGGAAATGACAGGACTTATGTATAAGCCTCCGGTCAGTGAAGCGGAACTGGAATCCTATAAAGAGGTCTATCCCTTCTCCCCGGAAGAATACACTGAAGAATAA
- a CDS encoding CapA family protein gives MNEDEKREIERKKRIQAREMKRRQQVMKQRMILAGTVVLILLVVIVSASVSNHRKKVKQEEEIKAAQQKKAEEEAKKQEADSELHFIAVGDNILQDALLEAGKENEETWNYDALYAQVAGDIQAADLAAVNQETPLVNDHKDVSGSGLMGTPLEVGDALAKAGFDIVTQATNHAFDKGKPGILNSAAFWQTQHADVQLLGIHGDEADAENRVKVIDKKNMKIAVMNYTYGVDEDAGFSEADSYMIDVYSEDKVKADVEKAKGEADFVMVFLHAGAEYSEEFSDTARQRIDFLAAQGVDAVICSNPHVLQSYGMMPRQDGKNMLVYSSLGNFVSADVQVRGLVGGMADITLKKDGKTGEVSVSDYKLVPLVMHYDSEKKNCAVYKVSDYTEELAKAHGIHQETDETFTLDSIKELAAKYESPQAFSSSGDTGSDGAETEVKGKGLTDTETENADSKTENTDNSKENTDNNKENTDNKKENTDKNDSTSGD, from the coding sequence ATGAACGAAGATGAAAAAAGAGAGATTGAGAGAAAGAAAAGGATTCAGGCCCGTGAAATGAAACGCCGTCAGCAGGTGATGAAACAGAGGATGATCCTTGCAGGGACAGTCGTTTTAATATTGCTGGTGGTGATCGTGAGCGCTTCTGTGAGCAACCACAGGAAAAAAGTAAAACAGGAAGAAGAGATCAAAGCTGCCCAGCAGAAAAAAGCTGAGGAAGAGGCAAAGAAGCAGGAGGCAGACAGTGAGCTGCACTTCATTGCAGTGGGAGACAATATTCTGCAGGACGCCTTGCTTGAAGCAGGGAAAGAGAATGAGGAGACCTGGAATTATGATGCCCTGTATGCGCAGGTGGCAGGTGATATCCAGGCAGCCGACCTGGCAGCCGTCAATCAGGAGACACCTCTGGTCAATGACCACAAGGATGTGTCGGGAAGCGGGCTTATGGGAACTCCGCTTGAGGTGGGTGACGCTCTGGCAAAGGCGGGATTTGATATAGTCACACAGGCGACCAACCATGCTTTTGACAAAGGCAAGCCGGGAATACTCAATTCTGCCGCCTTCTGGCAGACACAGCATGCAGACGTTCAGCTTCTGGGGATTCACGGGGATGAGGCGGATGCAGAGAACCGTGTGAAAGTCATTGATAAGAAGAACATGAAGATCGCGGTGATGAATTATACTTACGGCGTGGACGAGGATGCAGGATTTTCCGAGGCGGATTCCTATATGATAGATGTCTATTCTGAGGACAAGGTAAAGGCGGATGTGGAGAAGGCAAAAGGGGAAGCTGATTTTGTCATGGTATTTCTTCACGCGGGAGCTGAGTATTCAGAGGAATTTTCCGACACAGCAAGACAGAGGATAGATTTTCTGGCAGCACAGGGTGTGGACGCGGTGATCTGCAGCAATCCCCATGTTCTGCAGTCTTACGGCATGATGCCCAGGCAGGATGGGAAAAATATGCTGGTTTACAGCTCTCTCGGCAATTTCGTTTCCGCAGATGTTCAGGTGAGAGGTCTTGTGGGAGGTATGGCAGATATTACCCTGAAAAAAGACGGCAAGACAGGTGAGGTATCTGTCAGTGATTACAAGCTGGTGCCTCTTGTGATGCATTATGACAGCGAAAAGAAAAACTGTGCGGTATATAAGGTTTCAGATTATACAGAAGAGCTGGCAAAGGCCCATGGAATCCATCAGGAGACAGATGAGACCTTTACCCTGGACAGTATTAAGGAACTGGCTGCCAAATACGAGTCACCTCAGGCGTTTTCCTCATCAGGAGATACCGGTTCAGATGGAGCGGAGACAGAGGTAAAGGGCAAGGGTTTAACTGATACGGAAACAGAAAATGCTGATAGTAAGACTGAGAACACAGACAACAGCAAAGAAAACACAGACAACAACAAAGAGAACACAGACAACAAGAAAGAGAATACAGACAAAAATGACAGCACTTCAGGTGACTGA
- a CDS encoding acyltransferase family protein, with product MSTKNRDYFFDNYKALLIVLVVIGHFIEPCYDNNLFLSGLKWMIFSFHMPAFIFISGYFSKREITFGKLVQKLVIPYFIYELIYYFLYVFIIHKDTGLYFARPKFSLWYLMALFFWRLVTPYLKRIPGYMFIAVTAGLLVGMTELDNFFSIPRILVFFPFFLAGYRFERDWFEKIKKNAGKLLAVFSIYLGGCLTLAYAFKVHLTPKIFYGRYSYEEMETGYGEGILIRLACYGVSFLAIFLVSTVVSRNPRSFSKLGQRTMPIYLFHGIVYSVLNATPILESVSEIWQGALLIGFCLALTRLLSMDGPNRFVTKVSSLPVPSFFGNGSGKNSGHFTGNFTGFGKRIQKRLHFRHPYG from the coding sequence ATGTCAACTAAAAACCGCGACTACTTTTTCGATAATTATAAAGCCCTCCTCATTGTCCTGGTGGTAATAGGGCACTTTATAGAACCCTGCTATGACAACAATCTGTTTTTGTCGGGACTGAAATGGATGATATTTTCTTTCCACATGCCAGCATTTATTTTCATATCCGGTTACTTTTCAAAAAGAGAGATAACCTTTGGAAAGCTGGTACAGAAACTGGTCATTCCTTATTTTATCTATGAGCTTATCTATTATTTTTTATATGTTTTCATCATACACAAGGATACCGGCCTTTACTTTGCAAGACCTAAATTTTCCCTGTGGTACCTGATGGCTCTGTTTTTCTGGCGGCTGGTCACCCCTTATCTGAAAAGGATTCCGGGATATATGTTCATCGCTGTCACCGCAGGGCTGTTGGTAGGCATGACAGAGCTGGACAACTTCTTCAGTATCCCGCGTATTCTGGTATTCTTCCCCTTCTTCCTGGCAGGATACCGGTTTGAAAGGGACTGGTTTGAAAAAATAAAGAAAAATGCCGGAAAGCTGCTGGCTGTTTTTTCCATATATCTGGGCGGCTGCCTGACACTTGCCTATGCCTTTAAAGTACATCTGACACCAAAAATTTTCTACGGCAGATATTCCTATGAGGAGATGGAGACTGGATACGGAGAGGGAATCCTCATAAGGCTTGCCTGTTATGGCGTTTCTTTTCTGGCTATTTTCCTGGTAAGTACCGTGGTCTCCAGGAACCCCCGAAGCTTCTCAAAGCTCGGACAGCGTACCATGCCAATCTATCTGTTCCACGGTATTGTGTACAGTGTATTGAATGCCACACCGATCCTGGAATCCGTGTCCGAAATCTGGCAGGGCGCTCTGCTCATCGGATTTTGTCTGGCACTTACCCGGCTTCTGTCCATGGATGGGCCTAACCGTTTTGTGACAAAGGTTTCCTCCCTCCCTGTTCCCTCCTTCTTCGGGAACGGTTCAGGAAAAAATTCAGGGCATTTTACAGGAAACTTTACGGGGTTTGGAAAAAGGATACAAAAAAGGCTGCATTTCCGTCATCCGTATGGATGA